The following coding sequences are from one Osmia bicornis bicornis chromosome 2, iOsmBic2.1, whole genome shotgun sequence window:
- the LOC114881003 gene encoding uncharacterized protein LOC114881003, which produces MLKTLERLVDRYIRDEVLASKPLHPSQHAYQNGKSTETALHKLVGCIEGALSNGESALCIFLDIEGAFDNTPHDAIQEAARRYNIKDSVVRWIHNMLTNRTAIASLGEETVRADVAGGCPQGGVLSPLLWTLVVDELIRTLSMEGFEVQGYADDLSITVRGRHPLDLARRLQKAIVLVESWCRSHSLSVNPSKTELVLFTRRRRFYFKAPHLFGTQLQLTDEVEYLGVILDKKLTWKNHVNRQTQKAISTYWACRRMFGPTWELKSRVVRWIYQAILEPIITYASIVWWTFMKRGTHIKAIERIYRIALLGITGALPTTPTMAMGALLDIKPPHLIVMATAWRAAIRLHQAEEWSPSGGGLTEILRDPGSELILTHGGDRSKTEYLFRREYDLILPNREKWLKDPNGILTPGGLVWFTDGSKTESGTGAGIAGESPKVEMTHKLDHHVTVFQAEVFAIWACAKYNLERAYSGKHIYICSDSLAALRALHKVEIGSKLVRDSALTLRQLSLSNTVKLLWVPGHAGIPGNERANELARLGAISSQPCHEYPIGVSTYALKGLAKDWLNQEFTRLWHNANGMRHTRALLKGPTQKLGDTLIHLDRAQLRMLVGLVTGHWYMRKHLAR; this is translated from the coding sequence ATGCTTAAAACGCTGGAGAGGTTGGTTGATAGGTACATCAGAGATGAGGTTCTGGCTAGCAAACCGCTACACCCCTCTCAACACGCCTATCAAAACGGCAAATCCACCGAGACGGCACTTCATAAACTGGTAGGTTGTATTGAAGGCGCATTATCGAACGGTGAATCCGCCCTCTGCATTTTCCTCGACATCGAGGGGGCGTTTGACAACACCCCTCACGATGCTATTCAGGAAGCCGCGAGGAGGTACAACATTAAGGACTCCGTTGTAAGATGGATCCACAACATGCTGACGAATAGAACAGCCATAGCAAGCCTAGGAGAGGAGACGGTGAGGGCTGACGTCGCGGGGGGCTGCCCGCAGGGAGGAGTCCTGTCCCCCCTGCTGTGGACCCTCGTGGTTGATGAACTCATACGCACACTCTCCATGGAAGGCTTTGAGGTTCAGGGTTACGCCGACGACCTTTCTATTACGGTCAGAGGCAGACACCCGTTGGATCTAGCAAGGAGATTGCAAAAGGCGATCGTACTCGTAGAATCCTGGTGTCGATCACATTCGCTCTCGGTCAACCCAAGCAAAACAGAGCTGGTCCTATTTACAAGGAGACGacgcttttattttaaggcTCCTCACCTTTTTGGGACCCAGCTACAACTCACAGATGAGGTTGAATATCTAGGTGTAATACTAGACAAAAAACTCACCTGGAAGAACCATGTGAACAGACAGACCCAGAAAGCAATCAGCACCTACTGGGCCTGCCGCAGAATGTTTGGCCCTACATGGGAACTCAAATCAAGGGTGGTCAGGTGGATATACCAGGCCATCCTTGAACCTATTATAACATATGCCTCGATTGTGTGGTGGACCTTCATGAAGAGAGGAACACACATAAAGGCTATAGAAAGAATATACAGAATAGCGCTGCTGGGGATAACAGGTGCACTCCCCACCACGCCCACAATGGCAATGGGTGCGCTGCTCGACATAAAGCCACCTCACCTAATAGTGATGGCAACGGCTTGGAGAGCGGCCATTCGCCTCCACCAAGCTGAAGAATGGTCCCCGTCGGGCGGCGGGCTCACCGAGATCCTTAGGGATCCGGGATCGGAGTTAATCCTGACCCACGGTGGAGACCGCTCCAAGACGGAGTACCTCTTCAGACGAGAATACGATCTAATCCTCCCAAATAGAGAGAAATGGCTGAAGGACCCGAACGGCATTCTGACTCCGGGGGGGCTGGTCTGGTTCACAGACGGCTCCAAGACCGAATCCGGCACCGGAGCCGGGATTGCGGGGGAGAGCCCAAAGGTCGAAATGACCCACaagctggaccaccacgttaCGGTCTTCCAAGCAGAAGTGTTTGCCATCTGGGCCTGCGCCAAATATAATCTGGAAAGGGCCTACTCTGGCAAACACATATACATCTGCAGTGACAGCCTGGCCGCGCTCAGAGCCCTCCACAAAGTGGAAATTGGGTCGAAGCTAGTCAGGGACTCTGCACTGACGTTGAGACAGCTATCTCTGAGCAACACGGTTAAGCTGCTATGGGTGCCAGGTCACGCTGGTATCCCAGGCAACGAAAGGGCTAACGAACTGGCACGACTGGGGGCGATAAGCTCCCAGCCATGCCATGAGTACCCTATTGGTGTCTCAACCTATGCGTTGAAAGGCCTGGCTAAGGACTGGTTAAACCAGGAATTCACCAGACTCTGGCATAACGCTAATGGCATGAGACACACGAGGGCCCTACTTAAGGGACCGACACAGAAGCTGGGTGACACTTTAATTCACCTGGACAGGGCGCAACTGCGCATGCTCGTGGGCCTAGTGACAGGACACTGGTACATGAGGAAACACCTCGCGCGCTGA